In Zingiber officinale cultivar Zhangliang chromosome 3A, Zo_v1.1, whole genome shotgun sequence, the DNA window GCTTTTCTTACAAAATTTTCCCTACAATGACTTAAAAGCCAAGTGTTTTGAATGTTACTTTTAGACTTCAACattttttactaagtttttcctacaaagttttttgatatatgacaaagggggagagtaggacaaaaaattcaaattaattcacATTACGGATAAGAgttaaaaactcaaattaaggAAAAGAGTTTCTTATTAAAGGGGAGCCTTAACTTCGAGAATTTTTAagtttatcttaaattttaaaatcctttttgcTTGTACTTAACCTGTTACTTAAGTATGCTTACGTTtgtgcttaaacttattattttaaagcatgcttatgtttatttatgcatttttgttttacttaactttgaatttgagttgccataataaaaaagggggagattgttggtgcgggaagcatcagacgatcgaacccaagttttgataatggaaaagggtttaaagttaagtagtgttgtgatctaataagttcatggagcttgcaggaaagtcctaagtggtacttaggcaaaagtcctagctgcggttaggcaggtggaaaaccctagggtaggtcatagggggtggtaaccctatgcgcaaagtcttggtgggtcgagagcttcaggcaaaagtcctgggagggggggggggggtaaccctaggtggaaagtcttggtgtcgcgaaccaggtgaaagactggaccagccgggaagcgaaagtccagcagaaagtccggaagctttgaacgctgagcaaaagtctagtcaatctggaggatcgcattggcatcaggtaaatctcctgagtggagtaggtgaggacgcgttccccgtagagggaacaatagacgtcgggtcgacctagggttttcggttggaaatatGAAGTTatacccggacagtccgacgactgtcaagtataTCTATCATTTTGTCTctttgctaactttgttttgcagggtttgtgtttgggactaacacattttgcaggaacaaaggagcaacttagacctTGGATGAACAGTCTGTTGGACTCCGtgctagttttgatgtgatcaaccaagttggttaggtcttgctgtgtttgatccctgtgtctgagtgtgcaggagcttaggagcacaggaagtcgagcggaagacgcagctagcgagaaggacggcacgggaagggagccgatgggctcgatgcgtccgaaggacgagagagctgcggaaaagtactccggtgggcgtgaagagcgtgcgcggcgttcgagggacgtgaagccgggacggaagactgctcgaggagaaggccgagaattgggttcgggtgagccctattccggttggccgcaatcacccaaaagaacggagcatcggaagctgaagaaaccaagctgaaaaatggagttgccagcttggaggcgcctccagcaggcttggaggcgcctccatcatgaaggcgccttcaaccctattgaaggcgccttcaacaggtcagatttgaccgtttacgttgcggataaagttttatccgctgaccgagctggaggcgccttgaaccttgttggaggcaccttggactctcgggatagactttccaggagctatataaaggcccctagagctaggaattcaacaacaactcaagcaatcagtctgtaatcaattcctagcaactaagtgagcgttctaagtgtaaaaaagcttctccgcctataGTAAAGGAGATTATgctagtagagcttttcatcgccctggattaacaacctccttggttgtaaccaagttaaattctgtttctgtttctttttctgtctccttaatttagttgttattttatttatgatttaaattctgagttgaaatccgaggagggtatttttattttgtgttttcagcaattcaccccctcttaccagtctccactgcaccaacaagtggtattagagcctgatcgcctcagaaggactaaccgccaactgaagcactacgatcaagacgatggccggagcgaacatccatcccccgaagttcgacggagacttcgccacttggaagcgaaaaatggaggtattcttcaaaaccaattttgatattcttattacaatgaaatatggttttgcagcgccgaaagacaaagaagaaaacacatggagcaagaaggagcaagtcgatttcgtcgccaatggaaaggcagagttccacctgctcagtgtgctgccaccacaagaagtaaatcggatcggaagctacgactcagcgaaagatctctgggaaaaattcttggagctacacgaaggtacttccgaggcgaagctagcgaagcgtgacatcctccggaaccagttaacgaacctccggatgaaccaaggcgagaaggtagcgcaactccaagcgagaatcaaggagctgataacgcaactaacgaaccttggagaagaggtaaccaaccgggattccatccgatacgcgctcaatgccttcccgagaactccaaagtgggcctccttagtagatgcgtattacatctctaaggacctcgaggtaagtactttagaacaattattttccacttttgaacttcacgaatctcgagtttcagaacccaacggagcagagaagacaagtcagaacattgccttaaaggcaaagatgaatagttctgactccgaagcctcagtcgacgaatccgaagcggcactactggtaagacgcttcaataagtttttcagttctaataaatttaaatcgcagaggcatcatcgaaagaagaggacagttcgttgctacaactgcaacgaagaagggcacatcaaggaggactgcccaaaattgaagagaaaggagaaagaaaaggaaaagccaaaatacaagaaaccagaaccctccaagtacaagaatctgaaggctacttggtcagattcgtcaacctctgagtcggacatcgaagaattcttagggttagcgctattggcgaaccatcaaccagaagaagactcaagctcagagatgagcatcgatgaagggggaggaacatcagaagaagaaagcagcagtgaagggggagcgtcaccagaccaggtaagtaaggtacgcaatctaaccccaactcaatcttttaaatttatcaagtctctttctaaagagttagatcaattagaaaaagagaatgctgaactaaagttgaacctagcaagagcatgcccgttagaaatgtatgatcatctaataTTAGGGGCTTTCATAAGCCCCTAAAACATGGGGGAGTGAAACACTTCCTCCAACAGAAAGATATCCAAATTCTGGCTTTAATGGAGACAAAGCTCAATGAAGATTCTTTAGGTCCCATATTACAAAGAAGATTTGTAGGTATGGGTTATGCgcataattttgatttgtctaaccaTGGTAGGATACTTCTTCTTTGGGGCATGCACAAGGTAGATGTGGATATTATCTTGACCACTGAACAATATATACATTGCCGAGTGTGTTGTCGTATCTCTAGCAAGGGATTCTTGGTGACCTTTGTTTATGGTCTTCACTCTATTGTCACAAGAAGGCCGCTGTGGGAAGCTCTTACTGATCTTGGGGATACTATTTCTGAATCTTGGATGATCATGACGGATTTCAACTCATTCCTATTAATTCATGAAAAGCAAGGTGGTTCTCCGGTTACAAATCATGAAATGAGAGACATGCAGATTTATGCTCAAGCTTGTGGTTTGGTGGATCTTCTGTCTGTTGGATATTGTCTTACATGGTCAAATGGTAATATTTCTTGTAAGTTGGATAGATCTCTTGTAAACTCTTTTTGGCTAATGGCAGATTTCGATGCATATGCAGAGTTTACGATCCCTGGATGTCTTTTGGATCATTCTTGCACTATTGTTCATACGCTAGCAAAGGATCGTGCCCCAAATAGACCATTTAAATTCCTCAACATGTGGACATTGCACAAGGATTTCTTGAAGGTTGTGGAGGATTCATGGGCAGCCCCGGTGATAGGCAATGCACAATTCATCCTAAAGACAAAGTTGTTTCAATTTAAGAAGTGTTTGagggaattaaataaaaatcatTTTGGTCACATTTCGGAGAAAGCTAGGAGAGCAAAGGATGAGCTTACGGAGATACAAAAGGGTATTCTTGATGGTGGTCCAATTCCCTTAGAGTATAGCCATGTGAGGAAGAAAATTACCCTACTTATTGAGGCAGAAAGACAATTTTATCAACAAAGGGCAAAAAATGTTTATTTGAGGAATTCGGACAAGTGCACAAAGTTCTTTCATGATGTGGTAAAgagaaacaacaagagaaatgctATCATTATGCTCAAGAAAAGGGATGGGG includes these proteins:
- the LOC122050640 gene encoding uncharacterized protein LOC122050640, which produces METKLNEDSLGPILQRRFVGMGYAHNFDLSNHGRILLLWGMHKVDVDIILTTEQYIHCRVCCRISSKGFLVTFVYGLHSIVTRRPLWEALTDLGDTISESWMIMTDFNSFLLIHEKQGGSPVTNHEMRDMQIYAQACGLVDLLSVGYCLTWSNGNISCKLDRSLVNSFWLMADFDAYAEFTIPGCLLDHSCTIVHTLAKDRAPNRPFKFLNMWTLHKDFLKVVEDSWAAPVIGNAQFILKTKLFQFKKCLRELNKNHFGHISEKARRAKDELTEIQKGILDGGPIPLEYSHVRKKITLLIEAERQFYQQRAKNVYLRNSDKCTKFFHDVVKRNNKRNAIIMLKKRDGEQTTSLGEVAEEFVDYFHGLLGQKEVCVE